In Stanieria sp. NIES-3757, the DNA window CAACCTAAGGTTTCATCATCTTGATGAGGAGCAAACACAATAGTTGATTTTTGCCAATTTTGTGGGTTGTATTCATGTTGTTTAGAGTTTAAAATCGATTGATAAATTTGTTTGATTAATTTAGTCATATTTGAGCAGATCCTGATAAATATCAAGCAGATTTTCCGTAACTCTATCCCAACAAAATAACTCTAATACTCTTTGACGACCAGCTTTACCCATCACTTTGCGAGTCTCATCATTTTGGAGTAACTCTAAAATAGCTTGGACTAAAGACTCAGTATCTGCTAATTCAGCTAATAATCCTACTTTACCTTCTTCAATGACATTAGGCATTCCCCCTGCTTTAGCACCAATAACAGGGATTTCCATTGCCATCGCTTCTACTAAACTCATGCCAAAAGCTTCACTAAGAGAAGGATTGATCACCAAATCTGCTTGACGATAATAATCGACTAACTCAAACTGATTTAAAGGACCAGTAAAGTGTATTTTGTCAGCAATTTCTGGGCTGATTTGAGATTTAAGATACTCTAAATAATCTTGGGATTTTTGATAAAATTTGATTAATTTTTGAACTTCTGGGTTATCATCCAAACGAACTAAAAATTCTGGAAAAACAATTGCTTTTGGACCCGCAATAGTTAAGGTAGTATTTGGTTGTCGTTTAACTACTTCTTTAAAGGCATCTACTAAAATATGTAAGCCTTTCTCTGGAGAAATTCTGCCAACAAATAAAATATTTTTACTTATTTTTGCTTGAGAATTTTTAGTTTGCTTGAAAGAATGATTATTGCTAAAAATTTCTGTATCTACACCATTGTAGACAGTTTTAAATCGATTACTTAAATTAGGAAAACGCTTACTCATTTTATCGGTAAGGTAATCACTACAACTAATCACTAAATCAACATATTGTAGTCGTCTATTTATAATGCGCCAATCCAGTTGATTTGACCACTCACAATGCATGTGTAAAATAATTTTACTGTGAGGATTAAAAGCTTTTATGATTGGCGCAAACTGAGAAAAATTATGAATATGAATAAGGTCGCATTGCTCTTGCCGTAAACTCTTCGCAACCTGATAAATATAGCCTAAACCATACCAACGTGACGCAAAAAAAGGACGTTTAGGATCGGTTATTTTCCATCGATCTAAGAGCCTAAAAACCTTCCATAATTTGTCAAAAGTTGACGATATCCCATGATACTCTATTCCCGACTCTTGATAAACTGGCGGATAACTATTATCCCTTAATCCGTAATAAAGAACTTGTGTCGAGTTGTTTAAACGACGAGCAACTTGATAAGTCCAAATACCAAGAGAATCACAACCTATCACTGGACGAGCAAATGACCAAGGTTGAGAGATAAAAGCTATTTTCATAAACTAATAGATAACGACTGAAGTTCTTTTAATTAATCACTATTTAATGAAAATTGGTAGGTATTTTATAAAGATTAAATAATAATACTACAATTTACAAATTCTAATATAAAGTTTTGCTCAATCTTAAATCATAACCTTATTATTTAATATCTTTAAATATAATTTTTTTTATCACAGCTAATTATAACTAAAATCTGATTTTAGTTCTGGTACTTTTTTTTGATAGTTCTTTGTATTTAAAGAAAGACTAACAGATACATATAAAGTCCAAATAGCTGAATTGTGAAGCATCACAGAACTTTCAGTCAAGTTGTAGAGAAAAAAGAAGGATAAAAATGTTATATGCCAAAGAGCTTCTGGTTTAGAATTTAGACGGGCTTGATGAAAAGCTTTGTGAAAAGCAAAACCAAAACTCAAGAAAAACAAAGTTAAACCAACAATTCCTAAATCAGCAGTTAAATCCAAAAAACCGTTATGAGAGTGGGGTGCTTCATAATTGAAGGCAACGTAGGAACCAACAATTTTGTGCATATTACTTTCTGCGTTCCAGAAACCATCTCGTCCGTAACCAAGCCAGGGTCTTTTCTGGATTTGATCAATTACACCATGCCAAAGTTCGGTGCGACCACTCAAAGTTATGTCTTTTCCTAGACTAGTAACAATTAGTTCCGCATTACCTATTAAAACTATTACTACAGAAGCGATTATAAAAGTAATCAAAATTAGAATCAAAACTGATTTAGGATTGCGCCAGCGTAAGGCACGATAAAATTGCAACAGACCAACTGAAGCTATAAAAACTACGAGCGCAGTTTTAGAAGTAGTTAATAACAATAAAACAATTGATAAAAACAATCCTCCCCAAACTACATAACGATATTGACGAACAATCATACTAAGAAATAAAAATACCAAAGAGCTTAAAGTGGTCATCTGTGACAAGACATTTTTATGGGAATAAATTCCACGCCAAGCTCCAATATGTATTTCTGAATCTATTCCCAATCCTGGAAATAATAAAGTGTAGATGAAATTAACAATAACAATTATTCCAAACGCCCAACCCATAAGTTTTAGTTGTTCTTTGATGCTGTAACAGGAAGCTAAA includes these proteins:
- a CDS encoding glycosyl transferase group 1, with amino-acid sequence MKIAFISQPWSFARPVIGCDSLGIWTYQVARRLNNSTQVLYYGLRDNSYPPVYQESGIEYHGISSTFDKLWKVFRLLDRWKITDPKRPFFASRWYGLGYIYQVAKSLRQEQCDLIHIHNFSQFAPIIKAFNPHSKIILHMHCEWSNQLDWRIINRRLQYVDLVISCSDYLTDKMSKRFPNLSNRFKTVYNGVDTEIFSNNHSFKQTKNSQAKISKNILFVGRISPEKGLHILVDAFKEVVKRQPNTTLTIAGPKAIVFPEFLVRLDDNPEVQKLIKFYQKSQDYLEYLKSQISPEIADKIHFTGPLNQFELVDYYRQADLVINPSLSEAFGMSLVEAMAMEIPVIGAKAGGMPNVIEEGKVGLLAELADTESLVQAILELLQNDETRKVMGKAGRQRVLELFCWDRVTENLLDIYQDLLKYD
- a CDS encoding O-antigen polymerase — translated: MPELVRLGERILVIISLFYLTQSFYNLFPIVVNSLIQYTIYGLFFLLLLARWHRTITTAKKDIFIWLLLSLAVISFLWSNVPADTFRNSIVAWQTAFVGLYLASCYSIKEQLKLMGWAFGIIVIVNFIYTLLFPGLGIDSEIHIGAWRGIYSHKNVLSQMTTLSSLVFLFLSMIVRQYRYVVWGGLFLSIVLLLLTTSKTALVVFIASVGLLQFYRALRWRNPKSVLILILITFIIASVVIVLIGNAELIVTSLGKDITLSGRTELWHGVIDQIQKRPWLGYGRDGFWNAESNMHKIVGSYVAFNYEAPHSHNGFLDLTADLGIVGLTLFFLSFGFAFHKAFHQARLNSKPEALWHITFLSFFFLYNLTESSVMLHNSAIWTLYVSVSLSLNTKNYQKKVPELKSDFSYN